A stretch of DNA from Vibrio rhizosphaerae:
GGGCTAACTTTTGATTCAGCTCGGATAACAACATCGTCTCATGATGACGACGGGACATTCGACTACGAAAATAAGAATAGAGTTGAAAGACCAGTGTATGCTGTTTCAGAATTTCCGGAGGAAACAAGAAAAAGTAATCCCGCGTCAGCAGCTCTTCATAAAATGAGGGTTCCCATACCAAAATATAAAGATTGGGTTTGATCTTAATTTCTCCGTCAGCTCCCTCAACCGGCGCCTCTTCTGAAGCGGTGATCGTTCGGGCCAGAAAACGGAAACGATCACTTTTAAATCCTTCCGGCATATTTTCACTGAGCCAACGACCGGTCAGCTCGTGAAGTTGGAAATCTGTAAATTCAATACGATCAATACTATCCCGGATTGAATCTCTCGCCGGGCCACTGTCCTTCTTGCCCCGAAGCGACAAAATATCAGTGATATACAGCGGTGTCTTGTTGGGGATTTGTTTCGCGTTCAGATGATACTCTTCACGTTGATGATCATGGTATTGCACCGTTAATGTAAACAGTGCAAACAAGGTCATCAGATCATCGACCGTCATAATATTTTTGGATGATCTTGTTTCGATCACTGCCCGCGTGCCAGAAATTGAAACCATTGATTTTTGGTAATTCTTACGTGTTCTTGGCGGGGCCAATGCCTGATCGATGATCCCGGCCCAATTGGTTGGTGAAACTACAAATTGATCCGCTTCATCCTTAATTGCCGGTGGAGTATTTAATCCATATTCATTCAGTAAACGTTGATTCACTTGGGTCTGTGCCAGAGCTTTTGAACGTTTTTGTTTCTCTGATTGTTTCACTGACTCGGTGATCAGGCTGGTGGCTCCCAGAGATGAGATCAATTGGCTGGGGTTAATAAACTTATGCAGCATTGTTTTTCCGGCGAGCCCTTCTTCGAACCGGACAGGAATTTGTTCGAAGAGACCAATACTGACTGCGGCACGTAGACGTTGCTGGATGGCGGCTCTGGTTAATTGCCCATCAGCCGCTTCGATGAGCTCTGTTGTTGAAACCAGACCATCTTTACTACTCATGCCTTTTAGAGAGACTAAATTGAGCAGTTCAATGATGCTTCTCGTGACACCTTTAAAATGCTGATATTGTTCTATCCAGTTGATCGATGACTCTGATACCTGAAATAGATGCCCAT
This window harbors:
- a CDS encoding replication initiator protein RctB domain-containing protein gives rise to the protein MSSHEKILIRAPRNHKDGHLFQVSESSINWIEQYQHFKGVTRSIIELLNLVSLKGMSSKDGLVSTTELIEAADGQLTRAAIQQRLRAAVSIGLFEQIPVRFEEGLAGKTMLHKFINPSQLISSLGATSLITESVKQSEKQKRSKALAQTQVNQRLLNEYGLNTPPAIKDEADQFVVSPTNWAGIIDQALAPPRTRKNYQKSMVSISGTRAVIETRSSKNIMTVDDLMTLFALFTLTVQYHDHQREEYHLNAKQIPNKTPLYITDILSLRGKKDSGPARDSIRDSIDRIEFTDFQLHELTGRWLSENMPEGFKSDRFRFLARTITASEEAPVEGADGEIKIKPNLYILVWEPSFYEELLTRDYFFLFPPEILKQHTLVFQLYSYFRSRMSRRHHETMLLSELNQKLARNIEWRRFSMDLIRELRRLSEGKGDDDLFVVNLWGYHLSVRSIHTKGKLSDYEVDIKCDVEEVLRFSRARTTNAGKRNMAPTLPNPLRHEMVSKQKLEELASIIDGEFEPIQRKSPSPRGNLGRRVKLRKHLVEINADEITITLSKYTSQEALERSISALSAMTGHSPSLIREECQELIDKLDWLKVGDTVLPYETLSKTIELYNSRSRNKHLSIERLISGLAVRRKVCKQISEGHLDESVFLVLDEVAIGI